A region from the uncultured Holophaga sp. genome encodes:
- a CDS encoding FAD-dependent thymidylate synthase yields the protein MITPSAFIDPLESMNTYLASVDYFAPSLVVVAPPAVELLTTQRYPDDTLRLLERAMRTVDKSELMMGPSSHTEVCARSLAPKTPVERDCEIALDHVNLSFRIQAGQQVIQEFLRQSPASHTQALPALVSLTAHPARAILPWHLMMAQDTAMARFWKEAMETSLTRYMEAVERFQWDPGQAHGLLPSDFMGELVTTMSIRGWRSFLASRTAPGISADMQIVAREMLRLVMLRLPLLFQDIHQAVQANIGEKDMWLEQGEAEVAARHQVTYSQWRNPLPITPRPCETNPKLDPSKDFWVPYADARKRPDMMEDWSFQHLCRLVEQ from the coding sequence ATGATCACCCCCTCCGCGTTCATCGACCCCCTGGAGTCCATGAACACCTACCTCGCCTCCGTGGACTACTTCGCTCCCTCCCTGGTTGTGGTGGCCCCTCCCGCCGTGGAGTTGCTGACCACCCAGCGCTACCCCGACGACACCCTCCGCCTGCTGGAACGGGCCATGCGAACCGTGGACAAGAGCGAGCTCATGATGGGTCCCAGCAGCCACACAGAGGTGTGCGCCCGCTCCCTGGCTCCGAAGACCCCTGTCGAGCGGGACTGCGAGATCGCCCTGGACCATGTCAACCTCAGCTTCCGGATCCAGGCCGGCCAGCAGGTGATCCAGGAGTTCCTCCGCCAGAGCCCCGCCTCCCACACCCAGGCCCTCCCAGCCCTGGTCTCCCTCACCGCCCATCCCGCCCGGGCGATCCTGCCCTGGCACCTCATGATGGCCCAGGACACCGCCATGGCCCGGTTCTGGAAGGAGGCCATGGAGACCAGCCTGACCCGCTACATGGAGGCCGTCGAGCGCTTCCAGTGGGATCCCGGCCAGGCCCACGGCCTGCTCCCCTCCGACTTCATGGGTGAGCTCGTCACCACCATGAGCATCCGCGGCTGGCGCAGCTTCCTGGCCTCCCGCACGGCCCCCGGGATCTCAGCGGACATGCAGATCGTCGCCAGGGAGATGCTCCGTCTGGTAATGCTCCGCCTCCCCCTTCTCTTCCAGGACATCCATCAGGCCGTGCAGGCCAATATCGGTGAGAAGGACATGTGGCTCGAGCAGGGTGAGGCTGAGGTCGCCGCCCGGCACCAGGTGACCTACAGCCAGTGGCGCAACCCCCTCCCCATCACCCCCAGGCCCTGTGAGACCAACCCCAAGCTGGATCCCAGCAAGGACTTCTGGGTGCCCTACGCCGACGCAAGGAAGCGCCCCGACATGATGGAGGACTGGTCCTTCCAGCACCTCTGCCGCCTCGTCGAGCAGTAG
- a CDS encoding ABC transporter ATP-binding protein has product MIGQGLSVQGLSKTYPGAEHPVFNAFSLELEAGCLCALVGVSGVGKTTLLNCIAAMDHWDSGTIRVGTDEVPLRRPEAGALFRRRHVGLAFQQPHLLPEFTVLENLVMPLRISEESGPEGESWARGLLGMVGVAELAERLPGTLSGGQAARVGLARALMRRPSLWLLDEPTGNLDPETAEEVFGALLRLHGELRPTTLIVTHNPELAARCERVVRLGRA; this is encoded by the coding sequence ATGATCGGGCAGGGGCTCTCTGTCCAGGGTCTCTCCAAGACCTACCCGGGGGCCGAGCACCCGGTCTTCAACGCCTTCTCCCTGGAGCTGGAGGCCGGCTGCCTCTGCGCCCTGGTGGGGGTTTCGGGGGTCGGCAAGACCACCCTGCTGAACTGCATCGCCGCCATGGACCACTGGGACTCCGGTACCATCCGGGTGGGCACTGACGAGGTCCCTCTCCGGCGGCCCGAGGCCGGGGCGCTCTTCCGGCGCCGCCACGTGGGCCTGGCTTTCCAGCAGCCCCACCTGCTGCCGGAGTTCACGGTGCTGGAGAATCTGGTGATGCCCCTCCGGATCTCGGAGGAGTCCGGTCCCGAGGGCGAGTCGTGGGCCCGGGGGCTCCTGGGCATGGTGGGGGTGGCTGAGTTGGCGGAGCGGCTGCCCGGTACGCTCTCCGGGGGCCAGGCGGCCCGGGTGGGTCTGGCCCGGGCCCTCATGCGCCGTCCCAGCCTCTGGCTGCTGGACGAACCCACGGGGAACCTGGACCCTGAGACGGCGGAGGAGGTCTTCGGGGCCCTGTTGCGCCTCCATGGCGAACTCCGCCCCACGACCCTCATCGTCACCCACAACCCTGAGCTGGCCGCCCGCTGCGAACGGGTGGTGAGGCTGGGAAGGGCCTGA
- a CDS encoding 3'-5' exonuclease: MCAPENPWQDYLFLDTEAGGLDPAQHSLLSLGLVVGGPEGVGHSLEILIKHEHYSVTEEGMAVNRINLEEHSARGLAPEHALAVLDIFLAQHFPHTCRPITLVGHNVSFDRAFLGAFLDSRGRLLEPRFSHRVVDTHSIAAGLRDAGRLDLANLNSSALFTHFGILVPEEKRHTALGDALATFELYWKLVGLMR; encoded by the coding sequence ATGTGCGCCCCTGAAAATCCCTGGCAGGACTACCTCTTCCTGGACACGGAGGCCGGGGGGCTTGATCCCGCGCAGCACAGTCTCCTCAGCCTGGGGTTGGTGGTCGGAGGTCCTGAAGGGGTCGGCCACAGCCTGGAGATCCTCATCAAGCATGAGCACTACTCGGTGACCGAGGAGGGCATGGCGGTCAACCGCATCAATCTGGAAGAGCACAGTGCCCGTGGCTTGGCTCCAGAGCATGCCCTGGCGGTGCTGGACATCTTCCTGGCGCAGCACTTCCCCCACACCTGCCGTCCCATCACCCTGGTGGGCCACAACGTCTCCTTCGATCGGGCCTTCCTGGGGGCCTTCCTGGACAGCCGGGGGCGGTTGCTGGAGCCCCGCTTCAGCCACCGCGTGGTCGACACCCACAGCATCGCTGCCGGCTTGCGGGATGCCGGGCGCCTGGACCTGGCCAACCTGAACTCCTCGGCCCTCTTCACGCACTTCGGGATCCTGGTGCCCGAGGAGAAGCGCCACACGGCCCTGGGGGATGCCCTGGCCACCTTCGAGCTCTACTGGAAGCTGGTGGGGCTGATGCGATGA
- a CDS encoding ABC transporter permease: MRLFEAFVANRYLRTRKKGAFVRVMVRFARFGVAIGVFAMVVGMAVANGFQQEIERNLFTATAPFTVAYRMGDIPDTQEALRTIRATPGVVAASPFRLEKGLMKLSDAATPANPVQVVGIDPSTARQTSSILEKVQPGPVEGLKEGEILIGKAAAESGDIPVGSTVAVMFVRLDVGLSGFQPKMMVFKVAGTFESHISEYDKNWAYIHIEDAKRLAGTDQAEMIGVRTRDFKAIDAVKADVLRALGGPYLTHDLREQNRQLFSALRLEKWIASALLSLIVLVSAFNIVASLVILVTEKRRDLGVLLALGATPRQIERIFELQGLRIAAVGTFWGMVAAIPFCWIADTFRLIKLPEAVYDFLTYLPLKMAPGDLVLVAVFPLVIAWLASRYPARRASSVDPVNALRSE; encoded by the coding sequence ATGCGCCTCTTCGAAGCCTTCGTGGCCAACCGCTACCTGCGAACCCGGAAGAAGGGGGCCTTCGTCCGGGTCATGGTCCGCTTCGCCCGTTTCGGGGTGGCCATCGGGGTCTTCGCCATGGTGGTGGGCATGGCCGTCGCCAATGGCTTCCAGCAGGAGATCGAGCGGAATCTCTTCACCGCCACCGCCCCCTTCACCGTGGCCTATCGCATGGGGGACATCCCGGATACACAGGAAGCCCTGCGGACCATTCGCGCCACGCCCGGCGTGGTGGCCGCCAGCCCCTTCCGCCTGGAGAAGGGGCTGATGAAGCTCTCTGATGCCGCGACGCCCGCCAACCCGGTGCAGGTGGTGGGCATCGATCCGAGCACGGCCCGGCAGACCAGTAGCATCCTGGAAAAGGTCCAGCCCGGACCGGTGGAGGGCCTCAAGGAGGGCGAGATTCTCATCGGCAAGGCTGCGGCGGAGTCCGGGGATATTCCGGTGGGCTCTACGGTGGCGGTCATGTTCGTCCGCCTGGATGTGGGGCTTTCGGGCTTCCAGCCCAAGATGATGGTCTTCAAGGTGGCCGGCACCTTCGAGAGCCACATCAGCGAATACGACAAGAACTGGGCCTACATCCACATCGAGGATGCCAAGCGGCTCGCCGGCACGGACCAGGCCGAGATGATCGGCGTGCGGACCCGGGACTTCAAGGCCATCGATGCGGTGAAGGCCGATGTCCTCCGGGCCCTGGGGGGACCCTACCTCACCCATGACCTGCGCGAGCAGAACCGCCAGCTCTTCTCTGCCCTGCGTCTGGAGAAGTGGATCGCCAGTGCGCTGCTCAGCCTCATTGTGCTGGTGTCGGCTTTCAATATCGTGGCGAGTCTGGTGATCCTGGTGACCGAGAAACGCCGGGACCTGGGGGTGCTCCTGGCCCTGGGGGCCACACCCCGGCAGATCGAGCGGATCTTCGAACTCCAGGGCCTGCGGATCGCTGCCGTGGGCACCTTCTGGGGCATGGTGGCGGCCATCCCCTTCTGCTGGATCGCCGACACCTTCAGGCTCATCAAGCTGCCGGAGGCGGTCTATGACTTCCTGACTTACCTGCCCCTCAAGATGGCCCCGGGGGATCTTGTGCTGGTCGCCGTCTTCCCTCTCGTGATCGCCTGGCTGGCTTCCCGGTACCCCGCCCGCCGCGCCTCCAGCGTGGATCCCGTAAACGCCCTGAGATCGGAGTGA
- a CDS encoding diguanylate cyclase, whose amino-acid sequence MFRTARCFALLLVLASGLPLATSEPAGLFRFRLYGAEQGLRDATFTSLAQDRTGFLWVGTETGLLRFDGHRFRKWGRREGLPESHITLVEADPVEGVWITTAHKGVFLFRGGVFHPPVAGGQPLVPSPASLIPGWDGGLWMLREDGLYRQTDAQVFRRVTGVPAPQGMACATPFTRHSLLFFSAGRLWELFPDRGRWEERGRLEGFPEALLNGFQQDASGRTWLVGTRALAYLDPDLGFHPAQESLRAAVFPRGQVRTGPGGRVWIPTDDGLLALRGGEYQKIDRRAGLPTPWVNTSLVDREGNLWVAGTCLARQLDQGHVRLFRESEGLPSDMVWAIHRDRRGQLWAGTNSGLARLGALGWHRVPGTEGMVIYALGEDPRGRLWVVPNGRAPFRVDPLSGRILPAGLGHPVRTAYADREGGLWFSPSEAGGIWRLDGAGRLREEVLPAGAVQGRLEVSAFLEDEDGCFWVATNQGLLCRNASGWHAWTQRDGLRETSLDGLASAGSGGVWVYYSEPSGATRVHARQGRLQVLEQLDAPTRLPSDLVYAMGVDRQGRVWVSTDKGIVAVQGDRVLRMGLGPERVADEGNGGALLVEPGGDVWVGTTRGMLHILGGQEPPPVPPPVAVILSRGWLGYQEEGGGAGVVSIPRSRSTLEFRFCAVSYADESALRYQVRLLGLEDSWRDTDINEVRYPSMPPGDYRFEVRAGYPGEPFGLAAVSLFRVERPWWQTWWAVAGVAILGGGVVHLWVRWRLIRLAAAKARLEATVLERTQALRRVNGALQEANLALEKQSLTDPLTGLKNRRFLALTVENDTTQVLRAYRERGHGRALANQDLVFFAIDLDFFKQINDRYGHGVGDRILERTAQLLRRVGRESDAVIRMGGEEFLVLARGCSREEAPVLAERIRGILEQASLQHGGESIHWTASLGFAPFPFQPGDVEWVGWEEVLDIADACLYAAKQAGRNAWVGVQAGAGLDRATHGSRIPLDLGGLVREGVLEVVSSFPDPFGA is encoded by the coding sequence ATGTTCCGTACCGCCAGGTGTTTCGCCCTCCTGCTCGTCCTGGCGTCGGGCCTTCCCCTTGCCACCTCCGAGCCGGCAGGGCTCTTCCGCTTCCGGCTCTACGGCGCTGAACAGGGGCTCCGGGATGCCACCTTCACGTCCCTGGCCCAGGACCGGACCGGCTTCCTCTGGGTCGGCACCGAGACGGGGCTCCTGCGCTTCGATGGCCACCGCTTCCGGAAGTGGGGTCGCCGCGAGGGGCTTCCGGAGAGTCACATCACCCTGGTGGAGGCTGACCCGGTGGAGGGGGTCTGGATCACGACCGCCCACAAAGGGGTGTTCCTCTTCCGGGGTGGGGTCTTCCATCCTCCCGTTGCCGGGGGGCAACCCCTTGTCCCCTCTCCGGCCTCGCTCATCCCGGGATGGGATGGCGGGCTCTGGATGCTCCGGGAGGATGGACTCTACCGGCAGACCGATGCCCAGGTCTTCCGCAGGGTGACGGGGGTCCCCGCTCCCCAGGGCATGGCCTGTGCGACCCCGTTCACCCGGCACTCCCTGCTCTTCTTCAGTGCGGGGAGGCTGTGGGAGCTCTTTCCCGACCGGGGCCGCTGGGAGGAGCGCGGGAGGCTGGAGGGCTTCCCCGAGGCCCTCCTCAACGGCTTCCAGCAGGACGCCTCGGGGCGGACCTGGTTGGTGGGAACCCGCGCCCTGGCGTACCTGGATCCGGACCTGGGCTTCCACCCGGCTCAGGAGTCCCTGAGGGCTGCGGTCTTCCCCCGGGGGCAGGTCCGGACCGGCCCGGGTGGGCGGGTCTGGATCCCCACGGACGACGGGCTGCTCGCGCTGAGGGGAGGGGAGTACCAGAAGATCGACCGGAGGGCGGGGCTGCCGACACCCTGGGTCAATACCTCACTGGTGGACCGGGAGGGGAATCTCTGGGTGGCGGGCACCTGCCTGGCCCGGCAGCTCGACCAGGGTCATGTGAGGCTCTTCCGGGAGTCGGAGGGGCTCCCCAGCGACATGGTCTGGGCCATCCACCGGGACCGTCGAGGGCAATTGTGGGCAGGCACCAACAGCGGCCTGGCCAGACTGGGGGCCTTGGGTTGGCATCGGGTCCCCGGCACCGAGGGCATGGTGATCTATGCCTTGGGGGAAGACCCCAGGGGCAGGCTCTGGGTGGTGCCCAACGGGCGTGCCCCCTTCCGGGTGGACCCCCTCAGCGGTCGGATCCTCCCCGCTGGCCTGGGGCATCCTGTCCGGACCGCCTATGCCGACCGGGAGGGCGGACTCTGGTTCAGTCCTTCCGAAGCCGGTGGGATCTGGAGGCTGGATGGTGCCGGGAGGCTCCGGGAGGAGGTCCTGCCTGCTGGGGCGGTTCAGGGCCGCCTTGAGGTATCCGCTTTCCTGGAGGATGAGGATGGGTGCTTCTGGGTGGCCACCAACCAGGGGCTCCTGTGCCGGAATGCTTCGGGCTGGCATGCCTGGACCCAGCGGGACGGGCTGCGGGAGACCAGCCTCGATGGACTTGCCTCAGCCGGGAGCGGTGGGGTGTGGGTCTATTACAGCGAGCCTTCGGGGGCCACCCGGGTCCACGCCCGGCAGGGACGGCTCCAGGTGCTCGAGCAGCTGGATGCCCCGACGCGTCTGCCTTCGGACCTGGTCTACGCCATGGGCGTGGACCGGCAGGGGAGGGTGTGGGTCTCCACCGACAAGGGGATCGTGGCCGTGCAGGGGGACCGGGTGCTCCGGATGGGGCTGGGCCCGGAGCGGGTGGCCGATGAGGGCAATGGTGGTGCGCTCCTGGTGGAGCCCGGCGGGGATGTGTGGGTCGGGACCACGAGGGGCATGCTGCACATCCTGGGTGGGCAGGAGCCTCCCCCGGTGCCACCCCCCGTTGCGGTGATCCTGAGCCGGGGCTGGCTGGGGTATCAGGAGGAGGGTGGGGGAGCCGGAGTGGTCAGCATTCCGCGTTCCCGGTCCACCCTGGAGTTCCGCTTCTGTGCCGTGTCCTACGCGGATGAGTCTGCGCTCCGTTATCAGGTGCGGCTGCTCGGACTCGAGGACTCGTGGCGGGACACGGACATCAACGAAGTGCGCTATCCCTCCATGCCTCCAGGGGACTACCGCTTTGAGGTGCGGGCAGGCTACCCCGGGGAGCCCTTCGGGTTGGCGGCGGTCTCCCTCTTCCGGGTGGAGCGCCCTTGGTGGCAGACCTGGTGGGCGGTGGCGGGGGTGGCGATCCTGGGTGGAGGTGTGGTCCATCTGTGGGTCCGCTGGCGCCTGATTCGGCTGGCCGCCGCCAAGGCGCGTCTGGAGGCCACGGTGCTGGAGCGCACCCAGGCACTCCGGCGGGTCAACGGGGCCCTCCAGGAGGCGAATCTCGCCCTGGAGAAGCAGAGCCTGACCGATCCCCTCACGGGGCTGAAGAACCGCCGCTTCCTGGCACTCACAGTGGAGAACGACACCACGCAGGTCCTCCGGGCCTATCGCGAGCGCGGCCATGGCCGGGCGCTGGCCAACCAGGACCTGGTCTTCTTCGCCATCGACTTGGACTTCTTCAAGCAGATCAATGATCGCTACGGGCATGGGGTGGGGGACCGGATCCTGGAGCGGACGGCCCAGCTCCTCCGCAGGGTCGGTCGGGAGTCCGATGCGGTGATCCGGATGGGGGGGGAGGAGTTCCTGGTGCTCGCCAGGGGGTGCAGCCGTGAGGAGGCCCCTGTTCTGGCGGAGCGGATCCGGGGGATCCTGGAGCAGGCGTCCCTCCAGCACGGGGGGGAGTCCATCCACTGGACGGCTTCTCTCGGCTTTGCGCCCTTTCCCTTCCAGCCTGGGGATGTGGAGTGGGTTGGCTGGGAGGAGGTCCTCGACATCGCCGATGCCTGCCTCTACGCGGCCAAGCAGGCTGGGCGGAATGCCTGGGTGGGGGTCCAGGCCGGTGCGGGCCTGGATCGGGCCACCCATGGTTCGCGCATCCCCCTGGATCTCGGGGGGCTGGTCCGGGAGGGGGTCCTGGAGGTCGTCTCCAGCTTCCCCGACCCCTTCGGAGCCTGA
- a CDS encoding radical SAM protein — MKTLLVYSAPRSGAGDEWMDFLPIGLGYLQAALKTRGLACRIANLSCRSERQILDYFRAQAPGIIGVSMFTFNRKRSFELLRLARRACPDALLVAGGPHPTHLAAEVFQECPELDAIVKGEGEGPLVALAERCTAGEDWRSAPGLLFRGGETPSLPPLETLDLVPAEHFEADFVWDPQQLAYLSTSRGCPARCTFCNTPEFWGSGIRFKAPELVVREMALLQRQHGLTYFSFRDDTFTARKARTLELMGLLGDSGLHPLWNCQSRVNLVDEERLVAMKRAGCEFIQFGVEHGSERVLKSLDKGTSMARVREALALVRKVGMNLGIFLITGIPGETWEDVEQSAALIRETRPHDVQIAPLAVYPGTRLFDQYRAQGRVSPDFFRATGDAEVFARVDAHTEKALVHLDSVAGRVGAKAAYRLEDFARQKKWLGYCAVTQILCGDALEAAGRHVEAEAEYAEIIRREPGSTWGFLRRALLREGLGELRGALEDLQEVLSLVPGHPEALAARSRLKAD; from the coding sequence TTGAAGACGCTTCTGGTTTACAGCGCTCCCAGGAGCGGGGCGGGCGATGAGTGGATGGACTTCCTGCCCATCGGTCTGGGCTACCTGCAGGCGGCCCTGAAGACCCGCGGACTGGCCTGCCGTATCGCCAATCTCTCCTGTCGGAGCGAGCGGCAGATCCTGGATTACTTCCGGGCGCAGGCGCCGGGGATCATCGGCGTCTCCATGTTCACCTTCAACCGCAAGCGCTCCTTCGAGCTCCTGCGCTTGGCCCGCAGGGCCTGTCCCGACGCCCTCCTGGTGGCCGGGGGTCCCCATCCGACCCATCTGGCCGCTGAGGTCTTCCAGGAATGTCCGGAGCTGGATGCCATCGTGAAGGGGGAAGGGGAAGGTCCCCTGGTGGCCCTGGCGGAGCGCTGTACTGCCGGGGAGGACTGGCGGAGCGCCCCCGGCCTCCTCTTCAGAGGCGGGGAGACGCCCTCCCTGCCGCCCCTGGAGACCCTGGACCTGGTGCCGGCAGAGCACTTTGAGGCCGACTTCGTCTGGGACCCCCAGCAGTTGGCCTATCTCAGCACCTCCCGGGGCTGCCCGGCCAGATGCACCTTCTGCAACACCCCCGAGTTCTGGGGCTCGGGGATCCGCTTCAAGGCGCCGGAGCTGGTGGTGCGGGAGATGGCCCTCCTGCAGCGGCAGCACGGTCTGACCTATTTCAGCTTCCGGGATGACACTTTCACGGCCCGGAAGGCGAGGACCCTGGAGCTCATGGGGCTCCTGGGGGATTCCGGACTCCACCCGCTCTGGAATTGCCAGAGCCGGGTCAATCTGGTGGATGAGGAGCGGCTGGTGGCCATGAAGCGCGCCGGGTGCGAATTCATCCAGTTCGGAGTCGAGCACGGCAGTGAGCGGGTCTTGAAATCCCTGGACAAGGGCACCTCCATGGCGCGGGTCCGGGAGGCCCTGGCCCTGGTGCGCAAGGTCGGCATGAACCTGGGCATCTTCCTCATCACCGGGATTCCCGGCGAGACCTGGGAGGATGTGGAGCAGAGTGCGGCCCTCATCCGGGAGACCCGGCCCCACGATGTGCAGATCGCTCCGCTCGCCGTCTACCCTGGGACCCGGCTCTTCGATCAGTACCGGGCCCAGGGGCGGGTCAGCCCCGACTTCTTCCGGGCCACGGGGGACGCCGAGGTCTTCGCGCGGGTGGATGCCCACACCGAGAAGGCCCTGGTGCACTTGGACAGCGTGGCTGGGCGGGTGGGGGCCAAGGCCGCGTACCGCCTGGAGGACTTCGCCCGGCAGAAGAAGTGGCTGGGGTACTGTGCGGTGACCCAGATCCTCTGCGGGGATGCCCTGGAGGCGGCGGGGCGCCATGTCGAGGCGGAGGCCGAGTACGCCGAGATCATCCGCCGGGAGCCCGGCAGCACCTGGGGCTTCCTTCGGAGGGCGCTCCTCCGGGAGGGGCTTGGGGAACTGCGGGGAGCCCTGGAGGACCTGCAGGAGGTGCTGAGCCTGGTCCCAGGGCATCCTGAGGCTCTGGCGGCGCGCTCCCGGCTGAAGGCAGACTAA
- a CDS encoding PilZ domain-containing protein, with protein sequence MAEQVINSEALIREILGSACGRREMLILVTPYLRFESAFLRLDENSVHIKIGMSAEEVIYGLRNPDLHFRFPHATRFLDGHVRMLGFGMFEGRRTIRLSVPASLQDDELRRNFRVERVGRVQVTYSDARFELHTAMLQNISSGGARFTSQTENIEGFVRPGAKLHITIPLNEEIHINWTAAARWVQDRVLGVEFVPPLPTKQLADLSRWVFKKREEEKERIDRAAAAALSEIAVQKGISTQVVLLSLSEQVEGTLREILPEIPLFKRVPPTLQALKESLAEGAGLFLLHLPGGNLDERRRLRTLAETLGRQVPFVLLGTDIENGPLFELANEMKAASAYVLGPKPGPFFQRLVQGILRRSAEAGREG encoded by the coding sequence ATGGCTGAACAGGTCATCAACTCAGAAGCCCTGATCCGGGAGATCCTGGGTTCGGCCTGTGGTCGCAGGGAGATGCTGATTCTGGTGACCCCCTATCTGAGGTTCGAGTCGGCCTTCCTGCGCCTGGACGAGAACAGTGTGCACATCAAGATCGGGATGTCGGCGGAGGAGGTCATTTACGGTCTGCGGAACCCCGACCTCCACTTCCGCTTCCCCCACGCCACCCGCTTCCTGGACGGGCATGTCCGCATGCTGGGCTTCGGGATGTTCGAGGGACGGCGCACCATCCGCCTCTCGGTGCCGGCCTCCCTGCAGGACGACGAACTGAGGCGCAACTTCCGGGTGGAGCGGGTGGGGCGGGTCCAGGTGACCTACAGCGACGCTCGCTTCGAGCTGCACACAGCCATGTTGCAGAACATCAGCAGTGGCGGTGCGCGCTTCACGAGCCAGACCGAGAACATCGAGGGCTTCGTCCGACCGGGGGCCAAGCTCCACATCACCATCCCCCTGAACGAGGAGATCCACATCAACTGGACCGCCGCCGCCCGCTGGGTGCAGGATCGGGTGCTGGGAGTCGAGTTCGTTCCGCCCTTGCCCACCAAGCAGCTGGCGGACCTCAGTCGCTGGGTCTTCAAGAAGCGCGAGGAGGAGAAGGAGCGGATCGACCGGGCCGCCGCCGCCGCCCTCAGCGAGATCGCCGTCCAGAAGGGCATCTCCACCCAGGTGGTCCTCCTCTCCCTTTCGGAGCAGGTGGAAGGCACCCTGCGGGAGATCCTCCCCGAAATCCCCCTCTTCAAGCGGGTCCCGCCGACCCTGCAGGCTCTCAAGGAGTCCCTGGCCGAGGGTGCGGGTCTCTTCCTCCTGCATCTTCCGGGGGGGAACCTTGATGAGCGCCGCCGTCTGAGGACCCTGGCGGAGACTCTGGGGCGGCAAGTCCCCTTCGTGCTCCTGGGCACGGACATCGAGAATGGCCCCCTCTTCGAGCTGGCCAATGAGATGAAGGCCGCCAGCGCCTATGTGCTGGGTCCCAAGCCCGGCCCCTTCTTCCAGCGGCTGGTGCAGGGCATCCTGCGCCGCTCCGCCGAGGCCGGCCGGGAGGGCTGA
- a CDS encoding PilZ domain-containing protein, producing the protein MTCSAIDLRYSIHTFEHPGRGTRILPDDSGAFAIIMGNPVLGRNSLGTAIKRAEEILEILQQACNRRELLILDTPFLRFESGFLALQEGELLAQATMSREDALYGLRTPELRIRFPHDLGFYEAPVKMLGLELTEGRRALRLSLPRLIQENDQRVAYRAERVGKVTVTYSTPRSEIHTAALVDISSTGARLLAERDLGPGMVEVSSTLQVSIPLATDIQINHGAKVRHLDTRRMGIEFIPPLPRSLAEPLSRWVFMRQEEEKERQARRLEIRDQRPATPDNALAPGGILLITEDPALAEAVGEPLERLRTVHVIPAGIQPLKEALASRPVLAILHLTELSLDRRRRYKAMADLLGTRVPTLFLGTGVEGSLLFELSSEWKAASALSWSPQRATFLERLAQGIIRKHTSGGESPLAPRED; encoded by the coding sequence ATGACCTGTTCAGCCATAGATCTCCGCTACTCCATCCACACCTTCGAGCATCCCGGCCGGGGGACGAGGATTCTTCCCGATGACAGCGGAGCCTTCGCCATCATAATGGGGAATCCGGTCCTGGGGAGGAACAGTTTGGGTACGGCCATCAAAAGGGCAGAGGAGATTCTCGAGATCCTCCAGCAGGCCTGCAACCGGCGAGAGCTGCTCATCCTGGACACCCCTTTCCTCCGCTTCGAGTCGGGCTTCCTGGCCCTCCAGGAGGGCGAGCTCCTCGCCCAGGCCACCATGAGCAGGGAGGATGCCCTCTACGGGCTCCGCACCCCCGAGCTCCGTATCCGCTTCCCCCACGACCTGGGATTCTATGAAGCCCCGGTGAAGATGCTGGGACTGGAGCTGACCGAAGGGCGGCGGGCCCTGCGCCTCTCCCTTCCGCGGCTCATCCAGGAGAATGACCAGAGGGTCGCCTACCGGGCCGAGCGGGTGGGCAAGGTCACGGTCACCTACAGCACCCCCCGCTCCGAGATCCACACCGCAGCCCTGGTGGACATCAGCTCCACCGGAGCCAGGTTGCTCGCTGAGCGGGACCTGGGCCCCGGCATGGTGGAAGTCTCCAGCACGCTCCAGGTGAGCATCCCCCTCGCCACGGACATCCAGATCAACCACGGCGCCAAGGTGCGCCACCTCGACACCCGCCGGATGGGCATCGAGTTCATCCCCCCCCTGCCCCGCAGCTTGGCCGAACCCCTCTCCCGCTGGGTCTTCATGCGACAGGAGGAGGAGAAGGAGCGCCAGGCAAGGCGCCTGGAGATCCGGGATCAACGCCCCGCAACCCCGGACAACGCCCTCGCGCCCGGAGGGATCCTCCTGATCACCGAGGACCCGGCCCTCGCCGAGGCCGTGGGGGAGCCCCTGGAGCGCCTCCGGACCGTGCATGTGATCCCCGCCGGCATCCAGCCCCTCAAGGAGGCCCTGGCCTCCAGACCGGTCCTGGCCATCCTCCACCTGACGGAACTCAGTCTCGACCGTCGCCGCCGCTACAAAGCCATGGCGGACCTGCTCGGCACCCGGGTGCCCACGCTCTTCCTGGGCACCGGAGTGGAGGGCTCCCTGCTCTTCGAGCTCAGCAGCGAGTGGAAGGCCGCCAGTGCCCTGAGCTGGTCCCCCCAGAGGGCCACCTTCCTGGAACGACTGGCCCAGGGCATCATCCGCAAACACACCAGCGGCGGCGAGAGTCCCCTGGCCCCACGGGAAGACTGA